In Mytilus edulis chromosome 3, xbMytEdul2.2, whole genome shotgun sequence, the genomic window gttgaataatttgtttgCCCCTTTTAGCCAATCTGTCACGGCTGAAGCGAAATTCATACAAATCAATGGTAAATCGAAGTAGAAAAAAACCATATATCAtatccttttatttttctttcagatatatttagaattatctttCAGGATGTCAAGCTTTTTTACTGAGTATACGTGCAATTGCTTTCGAATTATTGGAATGGttaaattatatatgttttcaaAATTGAGTGATTTTTCTAAAACGAAGGTGGAATCTCCCTCGGTGGCTTTTCTATAAATTACTTTACAATTGTATTTTCTAGAATTGTAAGATTTCTTTAAACGAAAATTAACAGTCCACGTATTAAACTAAGTCCGCAATGAACGGGGTTTTTTTTCTAACATTTATTGCAAATACATAACGTGCAAACGTTAAAAAAATCATTCGACGTTTGTTATTCGAAAAATATGGCTGCCGATTAACTTTTGggttttgtcaaagtttaacgaTTGTTACTTTGATAAAGAAAATCAATACCGAATCCAGAAGAGCGTAAACAACAAGTGAGGTGATCGAgtgatgtttatttgtttatttgttaatttttatgtacatttatatGCATTCCCATTTGTTATTCAGACTGTGTCATACTAGTTGTGAAATGATTGgtgtaatttttgtaaaaattatttaaaactgtCTATAcacatataggaagatgttgtgtgagtgccaatgagacaactctccatccaaattctTTTCTCGTTGGTTATCTTTTCTTTTCTCACAGTTTTGCCTGGCATAGGGCTTGTGATTACCGAAGTCCTAATGAGCCTGAGATGTCTTGCATACAGAAAAAGCTGTCGACAAACAGAGTACGAGAATACAGTACAATAATTCAATAGCAGTACATTTCTGCAGTCCATCTACACGCGTTCTATAGTAAAACTAAGCCATTCAAGTAAATAAAACAAGTTCATCTTTTTTCAATATGCAATATTATATAAATCCAATACACTGccgcaaagaaaaaaaaacaatcaaatttgTGAAGCGGAAcccatttatttaaaacaattattctgTTACTGGATTATCTAAACCAAAATGAGAACCATCGTTGTTAAATGGAATATTTTCGAAATCTTTGACGTTTAAATGCTCATTATGTTCTAAAATTGAAAAGATGTCACCGAAATCAGTGTTTGAAAGTATATAATCATTAGCGTCAATACTACTACCATCAAAAGGGTCTTTAAATGTATGAAGTGTGTCACCATTGATGGTTTGATTTGGTTTACTATCATCAAGTTGGGGACCATGATTCACACTACTTTCCTCAGATCCTCCATTGTTTTCCTGTTGCACCGCATTTGACTCTGAGTTATATGGATCATTTGCCACTATATCGCTGGACTGCATAGTTTCTGATGGATTTTTATATGATGTGGCACTTGTCGAATGGTGTTTTTCCAACGTCCCTGTTGATGCTGTGATTGGTTCATCGGATgctgtttgtttttgtaatgcaGACGATAGAGCACCATCATATGACGCACTAGGCACTAGCAATGCTGAAGGATTACCATTTTCTGCTACGCTTGGAGATGGAGGAGGAGTATCATATGATGCACCATTAACCGTATCTTCATATGATGAATCAGACGCTGTTGGGTTACTCCCGAATGAATCTCCGTACGCTGGAGGGCCATCCTCGTAAAAGCCATTAGATGATTGCGGATTTTCATATTTTCTGTCGGATGGAACTAGAGTGTTGCTTTTATGAATACCGCTTGACGTAGCAGTTTTGGCATCAGATGGTCCAAATGGATGCTTATTTGAATGTAAAGATGTCTGATCAATATACGATCCACTAGAATCCGATATCTTGCTTTCGAACGGCGCATCAGAGTCTGAATGAAGAGAGCCAGTGTAACTTTCAGGACGGTTGTAATCTTCAGCTTCATTTGGTGAAATGTTTTGCTGTTCACCTGATCTAGATGAAGGATTATCCCATCCAAAAGAATAAGCGTCACCTGTTTCAGAAGGTGTTGTACTGTAATCGTCCACAGGACTTGGTGAATTCGAATTGTCACCACTCTTTGCTAAAATTGAAAAGATATCACCAAAATCGGATTTCGATTTCAAATATTCTGCACGGtccattttatcaaaattataatgtTCAGTCTTGTTGAACTGACTAATAGAGTTGTAATTATTCGAACTCGGAATGTTGGATTGTGATTGAGGATTATAGTCTCCACCAGGACTTTCAATTTCGCCCATTTGCGATCCACTGTACGAACCAGCATTTAATAGATGTGTTTTACCAGATAGACCACCATTATCCAGAGGACTTCTATATGACCCATCATATGTTCCAGCAGAACCTTGAGGTTGACTTCTGTAAGATCCAGCTGAGCTTTGAGACTGACTTCCGTATGCACCAGCAGAACTTTGAGGATGACTTCCATATAAACCAGCAGAATTTTGTTGGTGGTTTTCGTAGGATCCAGCAGAGCTTTGGGGTTGACTTCCATATGAACCAGCAGAACTTTGAGGGTGACTTCCGTATGAACCTGCAGAACTTTGAGGGTGACTTTCGTATGAACCAGCAGAACTTTGAGGGTGACTTCCGTATGAACCAGCAGAACTTTGATGGTGAAATACGTATGATCCAGCAGAATTTTGAGGGTGGCTTTCGTATGATCTGGAACCGGCAACTTGGCTACCATATGAACCAGAATCACTTGCTATTGGCCTGTAGGCGTATGAACCATCAACACTAAAAATTCGATTATGAGATTCTGCCAATGCTATCAATTGGTTTCTATTATATACACCGTTAGTATTGGTGGCTAGATTACCAGATGCATCTAACATTGGTCTAGATTGTCCATGAACTAGAGATGGTTGATTGTTGTTATACTTTCTGTTAGAAAACATATTTCTACCGTACCTGTCATCAGGCATCCCTAAGCTATCGCGATATGATGATTGATCTTGGTTAGCTTTTATCATCTGATCCCGATACCATTTATTATATTCATCCTTGTAATCCATCAATCCCGCATCATTCCAGTATGT contains:
- the LOC139517197 gene encoding dentin sialophosphoprotein-like isoform X1; translation: MKWKGNISWKYHLSILIILHIFGKLNGNNYGNDPPTDASKTDFPLVEKKTDLKLDKAAVTGDPSYNDTKHESTIIENDKSLLSNDAGDEVSPTITTKTSHGNFLRRIITKNASVRILPSQNVEISDADSKEITSYHTSNRKKIHEKLKTLYRKYFIQQANPLSQYYKIPSYRMYNKTIPKILKVKYLQSAILNGDQDIISTTPEPTTEKTYWNDAGLMDYKDEYNKWYRDQMIKANQDQSSYRDSLGMPDDRYGRNMFSNRKYNNNQPSLVHGQSRPMLDASGNLATNTNGVYNRNQLIALAESHNRIFSVDGSYAYRPIASDSGSYGSQVAGSRSYESHPQNSAGSYVFHHQSSAGSYGSHPQSSAGSYESHPQSSAGSYGSHPQSSAGSYGSQPQSSAGSYENHQQNSAGLYGSHPQSSAGAYGSQSQSSAGSYRSQPQGSAGTYDGSYRSPLDNGGLSGKTHLLNAGSYSGSQMGEIESPGGDYNPQSQSNIPSSNNYNSISQFNKTEHYNFDKMDRAEYLKSKSDFGDIFSILAKSGDNSNSPSPVDDYSTTPSETGDAYSFGWDNPSSRSGEQQNISPNEAEDYNRPESYTGSLHSDSDAPFESKISDSSGSYIDQTSLHSNKHPFGPSDAKTATSSGIHKSNTLVPSDRKYENPQSSNGFYEDGPPAYGDSFGSNPTASDSSYEDTVNGASYDTPPPSPSVAENGNPSALLVPSASYDGALSSALQKQTASDEPITASTGTLEKHHSTSATSYKNPSETMQSSDIVANDPYNSESNAVQQENNGGSEESSVNHGPQLDDSKPNQTINGDTLHTFKDPFDGSSIDANDYILSNTDFGDIFSILEHNEHLNVKDFENIPFNNDGSHFGLDNPVTE
- the LOC139517197 gene encoding dentin sialophosphoprotein-like isoform X2 — protein: MIKFNHLSILIILHIFGKLNGNNYGNDPPTDASKTDFPLVEKKTDLKLDKAAVTGDPSYNDTKHESTIIENDKSLLSNDAGDEVSPTITTKTSHGNFLRRIITKNASVRILPSQNVEISDADSKEITSYHTSNRKKIHEKLKTLYRKYFIQQANPLSQYYKIPSYRMYNKTIPKILKVKYLQSAILNGDQDIISTTPEPTTEKTYWNDAGLMDYKDEYNKWYRDQMIKANQDQSSYRDSLGMPDDRYGRNMFSNRKYNNNQPSLVHGQSRPMLDASGNLATNTNGVYNRNQLIALAESHNRIFSVDGSYAYRPIASDSGSYGSQVAGSRSYESHPQNSAGSYVFHHQSSAGSYGSHPQSSAGSYESHPQSSAGSYGSHPQSSAGSYGSQPQSSAGSYENHQQNSAGLYGSHPQSSAGAYGSQSQSSAGSYRSQPQGSAGTYDGSYRSPLDNGGLSGKTHLLNAGSYSGSQMGEIESPGGDYNPQSQSNIPSSNNYNSISQFNKTEHYNFDKMDRAEYLKSKSDFGDIFSILAKSGDNSNSPSPVDDYSTTPSETGDAYSFGWDNPSSRSGEQQNISPNEAEDYNRPESYTGSLHSDSDAPFESKISDSSGSYIDQTSLHSNKHPFGPSDAKTATSSGIHKSNTLVPSDRKYENPQSSNGFYEDGPPAYGDSFGSNPTASDSSYEDTVNGASYDTPPPSPSVAENGNPSALLVPSASYDGALSSALQKQTASDEPITASTGTLEKHHSTSATSYKNPSETMQSSDIVANDPYNSESNAVQQENNGGSEESSVNHGPQLDDSKPNQTINGDTLHTFKDPFDGSSIDANDYILSNTDFGDIFSILEHNEHLNVKDFENIPFNNDGSHFGLDNPVTE